From Candidatus Woesearchaeota archaeon:
GCATTGCTGTTCCCACAGCGCGGTATGCTTTTGAATGAAGTGCGTGAGCAATATCTTTGTACGTCGTCACTTTTCCTGCTGGAACTTTTTTGAGAAGTTCATAACATTGCTCAGAAAATGTTTGAGATGAGCGTGATGTTTGTGCATGTTTTGAAGATTGTTTCTTAAGATGTGTTGCTTTGTTCACCGGTATAGGGTAGGAAAATAAGCACGGCACTACTTTCGTAGCGCCGTGGTTGCTGATATGATACCCCCAACAACTATGAGTGTGAGTAGTATGAGTACGGGAAGGTAGAGGTCGCTCTCTTCAAGGGATTGTTTTTTTATTATCTGGGTGGGCTCTGATGGGGGAAGGACTTCAAAAGAAATTTTTTTCGGAGCAAGGTTGTTTTGCACAGCAATAGTGTTATCAGTACTTCCTTGTTCTTTGTTGAAGAGAGTTTCTTGTGCGCCACCATTATTGCTTGTTTCTTGATTTGCTGTTGCGGTGTTTTGAGTCTTTGAGTTTTCGTTACTATCTTCGTTAGTGCTTTGAGAGGTTTCATCAGTTACCTCATCACATTGTATATTAATAGGAACTGTTTTCTGATCTGACTCAACGGAGTGGTCGTGGTACGTTTTAATCAAGATAGGGTAGGTTTTACTTGCAATGTCGGTTGGAATGGTGAATGTTTTTCGGAAAAGAAATTCTCTACATCCTTCATCAGGGTTGTCAATGGCATCACATTCTTCTGATGCGTAGTCTCCCATTTCAAACTTGAGATCTTCTGCTATTCCTAAGTTAAGATTAGAGACAACGAGTCTTACATTTTTGTCTGAGCGAGATCCTATGTTTCGCCCTTCCACTTCAATAGTGAGGTCTTCTCCGCAAGTAAGAGTTGTTGGAGAAACATCATACGCGGTTATCCTGATATCTTCATTAGGGTCTCTTTTCACAACTACTTTTGCTGTAAACGTGGTGGTGTGAATCGCAGAGTTTTCATCCTCGCCTTGCACCGTAACTGTGATGAGGTGTGTTCCTTCTCTTACATGCCAATCAATGCGATCCTCATCCATATCAATGGGAACGGTCTTTTTTTCTTGTGCAGAGAGATCAAAACGATCTGAATCACCTTCAATATCATCACCATCCTCACCTGCTTCTTCAAAAACTACATTGATTTCAATATCTTCAATGGCGTAATCAACGTCATCTGAATCACTAAAATCATTTTCAACATCAACGGTTATTGAGAAGGTATCGCCTGGATTTGCTTCTTTTCCAAATTCTCCTCCGTCTTGTGAAACAGTTGATGCAACGTAATCAAGAAGTTTAAGTTTAATGTTATTTACTTTTAGTTTTGAGACTGCGTTGGAGTAGAGTGTTGCTGTGGTGGTACCTTCATTAGAGCTGATTTGAATGTCTGCAAGTCTTTTTTCTCCAGAATCTTGGTCAAGAGGGATAACTGCTTGAATTGATACGTTTACTGTTTCTCCTTTGAGAATGGCGGTAGGTGTTGCTGAGAGAAGGGTTACTCCTTGTGGAAGGTCAATACTCACTCCTGTAAGGTCGAAATCTCCATTATTGTGTAATTGCAGGGTGTGATTAATGGTCACGTTTCTCTCGCTGCTCGGAAGCACGGTGTTAAGGACTTCAAGTGAAATGGTTGCGTCACGAACCGTGAGTCTAAGCGTTGCTTGTTTTTCAAAACCGTCTGCAATAACCTTAGCAACTCCGGAGTAAATTCCTCGAGAAATGCCTGCAAGTGTTGCATCAAAGGAAACTGTTTTGTTCTCCCCAGGATTTAGAGAGAAATTATCTTCAGAAGGTGTAATGTTAATCTTTTGTTGTCCATTGTTGAGCTCTACGTTATCAATACGTACTTGTTCAAGTGGTTGTGAGCCTGTGTTAATAATGGTGAGTTTTACCTTTTCATGACTTACAACGTTGTTGGTTGTTTTGTGAAGTGCTGCTTCGCCATCTGTTGCTTGAAGAGAAAAGTCCTTGTTTTGAAGGATGTTAAGGGTGAGTGTGAAGAGGGAGGTGGTGTTATCTGCACTTACATTAAGCGTTGCGTTGTATTGGGGTTGAGATGGGTTTTCAATATTAAAAGAAATACTTCCTTGTACTGCACTTCCATTAGGGGCAGGAAAATTGATGGTGGGTGTTACAGTAAAGTTGTCGCCATTTGCCGCAATAAAGGGGCTAAGTGTTACTTGAGAGATGGTGGATTCATTTCCTGTAATGGTGAAGTTAAATGTTGCAATGCTGTTGTGTTGCGAAGAAGTAGTGGTTGGTGTGATGTCGAGTGCAATGACGCTTGGAAGGAGTAGGACTAAGAGGAGTGTTGTGAGGAGTGTTGTGAGTGTTGGTAGTCTCATGAGCAAATCTGTTCTTACAGGATATTTAAAATTATCTATTGTTTCGTGGTAACAAAGTGCACTTTTATATAGAAAGAATATCTACTCTTTTTACTATGACGTCGTCTGCACAAAGTGAGCATCCCTTAGCAGATGATATGCAAACAAGACAAAGTACGACAAAAGAAAGAGTTTCTCTTAAGAAGTGGGATGAACTACGTGCAAAACTTGGACGCGTTCCCCGCGTTGATGAGTGGCGTTGCGATCTCGTTGACACCCCCGATATCCAAGAGCTTAAACAATACAGAGATGAGCATGCACATCATTTTCAAAACAACACTCAACGATGGACTACGGCCGTGGGATTAGGAACGCTTATTGCTTGTCTTTCTTTAGGTGCGAACGGAACTCTTTTCACCACTAAAATTGCTGATAAGGAACTTGTTGATACTTCTTCTTCACAGCTCTCAACACAGTCTTTAGAACCACATGCAGCTAAACCACTCACGAAAGCTGCAAATCAACAAGGAACAACCTCTCAACCTAACTCTCTTGGGGCAGTACTTGACAACTCCACCACACAAACACAGGTTCAAACAGAACTTCTTTCAGATGGGCCTATGAGCGCTGCAACTACTCAAACAGTTTTTGAGGATCATTCAAAACAATGTGCAGTTATTGTTGGAGAAACTCCAAGAACGCTTTTAGATATTTACGAAGAACTACGCGCATGCAAAGCTCCTCACAAACTAAGTAAGACGCAGTTCCTTCACGCACTTTTTGACTTAGGCACTATTCATTATCGTAAGTGGGCGGAGTTAAGTGAAGATGTTGCGACAAGACGCAAAGAAGTCTATGCTACTCATCGCGCTCTTCAAGCATTACTCCAACACAAACTCTCTGTTGGAGAGTGTCTTGTTATCCCTTCTTTGGTGTACGCAGGAATAAATCAAGAACAGTACCCGGATCCCACGTATTGTATACAAGAAGGAACACCTCGTGAGCGTTATGGTTATACTCGCATTCGCCACATCCTCTTTGGCGCTAAGGGTTATCCCTATGGCTTTTGTCCCACGCCTCAAGGAATACCTGTTGAGGGTTGCACCCTTGAACAGTTTATCACAAAAGAAAACCAAGGCCTACTTCTTAAAACGCTTGTTGCAAACACCACAATAGAAGTAAAGTGATAAAAATTAAGGTGTTCTATCGAACACCAAAGTAAAACATCTTCTCAATAGAAACATCATTTGAGGTGAAATTTCCTGAACGAGCATGACCTTGTGTTGCTCGTGGAACTTCCGCCTGTTGAGAAGCAGGCTCTTCTTGTGCAACCGTTTGATCTTGTTGTGGTTGTTGTGCTTGAACTGTTTCTTTTATTACTTGTTGTGCTTTTTGTTCAAGTGGGCGTTGTTTGAGTTTGTTGAGTTGTGATTCTAAGTTGTTGATTACCTGAATCATTTCATTCATTTTTTGTTGCATTGAAGCAATGTCGCGTTGTTGAGTTTGGTTCACGCGTTCAAGTTTTCTTAATGCAACAATCATTGAAGATTCTTCTTCTTGAAGAACAACTGAGCTTTGCAGTCCTTGCTTAATTTGCGTTACGCTTTGTGTGCCGTATATCTGTTTTTCTGCCATGGTGACGGCATCATCCATACTCTGCGCCATACCATGGTGCATGAACTCTTTTGCAAGAGTGGTAACTCTTTGTAACTTTTCAATATCCAATTCGCAACACCTCTTTTTTTTGGGGGGTTAATACGTCCCTTACCAGGTACACTACCTGATATGCCTATTGGGAGTACTAGTATACAGTATCGGTACACTGATTTATAAATATTTCGTATTTAGTAGTGTAAACTACGAGGGAAAAAACGGGAGGAAAAATACTGGAGAACTCCGCTAGGAAAAGAGCCCTAGAGCGCTTTAAAAAAACATCTCCCAAGAAACATCTCAAAAGGAATAAGAAACAGAAGCATAATGAAACAGAGGCATAAGAAAAAAGAGCATAAGAAAAAAAGCATAAGGATTAGAAGCGAATAAAAACAACATCTTTTCCTATATTCCACTCCTCAAAGCCTTGCCCAAGCAAAAACTCACGTACTATCTGCTCGTTCTTAGAACCTTTAAGAACCGATAACACAAATCTCTTACCAACGCGAAGAATGTTCTTCAAACCCTTGCAAACATCAGAAAAGTTCTGTATCGCAGTAAGAGAAAGCACCATATCAAAACAAGAATCACCAAAATCACTAAGACCAGCATGATTGCTAAGATCATCGGGATGGCCAAGCTCTCTAAGAGCGCGACTCAAAATATCTCCTGTGAGCAAATCTTCCGCACTTCCCAAAACAAACACGGTGTGAGACTGTGATGAATATTTTAGACGAGCAATACGCAGCAATTCCTTACTTGGATCAACACCCACTCTTAAAGCACAGTCAAAAAACGTGGTAGAAATACCTGTTCCACAACCAACATCAAGAAGAGACCAGGAAGGCTCAACACAAAGGTCTTTCTTTTCAAGCAGGTTTACAATGCGTTCAAGCTTTTCACGCTGCTCAGCACCATAGAGCTCATCATAACCCCTTGCAATACTATCATAATAGTTCATATATAAACAAAGTGTCATTAATCTTAAAAACCCTTCTTTGATCTTCCTTGCCTATGTCTGAAGACAAAGTACTTCACCTCATCAAAGAGTACACAGGACACGAGCATGCTCACCTTACATCAAGAGGAAACTCCGCAATACTCATAGCACTAGGTGCAATCAAAAAAATAAACCCCAAACCCTACTTACTCATACCCGATCAAGGAGGGTGGATCAGCTTTGAAACCTACCCGCCCATTTTCGGATTCACACTAAAACGAGTCAAAACTACACGAGGAATCATTGACCTCGTTGATCTTAAAGAAAAAGCACAAGGTGGCGCAGCACTTCTTCTCACTAGTTTTGCAGGGTACTTCGCACAACAAGACATGAAATACATCTCCAAAATTTGTCACGAATCCGAATGCTTAGTTATTGAAGACTGTTCAGGAGCTCTTGGTGATGACACTCTTGCAAAAGGAGAATTTGCAGATATCCTTGTAGGATCCTTTGGGAGGTGGAAGGTAATTGATAATGGGTATGGTGGATTTATCTCCTTTGCAACAAAAGAACTCGAAGACGCAGCACAAACTCTCCTCTCTTCAACAAACTTCTACCCTGACTATGATAAGCTCATAAAGAAACTTGAACAAGCACCAAAACTGCTCAAAAAATTTTACGAACAACAAGCACAAGTAAAAGAAGATTTAAAAAAACTTGATCTTTGCGTTATGCATCCTGAACGCAAAGGTCTTAACGTTGTTGTTGCAATTCGCAATCCTGAAGAGAAAGAAAAAGTACTTAAGTACGCAAAAGACAAAGGTATTCAAACAGTTGAATGCCCCAAATACATAAGAGTGGACGAGCCTGCACTATCACTTGAACTCAAACGAGGCAAGCAATGATCAAACATCTCTTGATCGGTGATGTGTGAGATTCACCATTCCTCGCGTCAGAAGAGCTAGAACGTTCACGCAAGAGGTCAGGAGAGGAACCTTTCACACGTGTTACACGAAGGAAGAGACTAACTCAAGAAATTAAAACAATTAAGACATACAACACATAAACGAGGTAGAATCATGGCAGTAAAAGAACTAAAAGAACCGCAAAGCATGGACGAATTAATCTATTTTACGAACAGAACCGTTGATGGAGGATCTATCAAACTCTGGGTCTACAAAATTACTTGCGAAAAATGTGGCAAAGGACTCATGCAAAAGCCACGTGATGAAAAAACGGGACTGCCAAAAATAAGAGCAAAAGAATATGTTTGTAGCGAATGTGCAAACACAGAGGAGAAAAAAGCGCACGAAGAAAAGCTCATTGCTCAAGCAGTATATACTTGTCCATCATGTAAAAAAGAAGGAAGTTGGGAAGGACCATTCAAAAGAAGAACAATTGGAGGGGTTCCCACCATTCGTGTTACCTGTGAGCACTGTGCAGCACACATTGACGTAACTAAAAAGATGAAGCAGAAAAAATCAAAAAAGAAGAACACTGAAGATGTTGATGCAGATTTCTAAACTATGACCTATTACATAACAACCGCAATAGATTACCCCAACGGCAAGCCTCATTTAGGTCACGCATATGAAAAAATCCTTGCGGACTGCATTGCGCGATTTCACAAAATCTTTGGCGAAGATGTCTTCTTCCAAGTAGGACTTGACGAACACGGACAAAAAATACAAGAAAAAGCACAAGCAGAAAACAAAACTCCTCAGGAATTTGTTGATGAAATGGCGCAAGTGTTCACATCATTTTACAAAGCGCTTGCCATTGAGTATGACTTTCTTGTACGCACGTCAAGCAAAGAACACAAAAAACAAGTACAAGAAATCTTCGCAAAAGTAGAAGCAAAAGGGGACATTTACCTAGGAGAATACGAAGGAAATTATTGTGTTCCTTGCGAATCCTTTTGGACTGATTTACAACTCGTTGAAGGAAACTGTCCTTCTTGTAGCAGACCTACTCGAAAAGTCAAAGAGCCGTCCTACTTCTTTAAAATGGGAAAATATGTTGATGATGTTCTTGAACACATTGAAAAAAACAAGTACATCCTTCCAGAATCACGAAAACAAGAAATCATTAATCGAATTAAGGAAGGTGTTCACGATCTCTCCGTTTCACGCTCAACATTTGAGTGGGGAATTCCCCTTCCAAATGATCCCACGCATGTCTTATACGTCTGGTTTGATGCTCTCCTTAACTACTACACAGGTCCAAGAATACAAGGAAAAAACATTTGGCCAGCAGATTGCCACGTTATCGGCAAAGACATTCAATGGTTCCACACTATGATCTGGCTTGCAATTCTTAGAGCAGCAGATCTGCCTTTTCCAAAACATGTACTCATACATGGATTTATCAACGACAAAAATGGTATGAAAATGTCTAAGTCGTTAGGTAATGTTGTTGATCCTCTTGACATGGTGGATAAATACGGTCTTGACGCGTTTAGATATTACTTGCTGCGTTCATTCCCTCTTGATTCTGATGCACGTTTTAACGAAGAAGAACTCGTTGATCGTTACAACAACGAACTTGGAAACGATTATGGAAATCTTCTTCTTCGCATTATCAAGCTTTCCAAGAAATTTACTAATTCAACCTTAACGAAAGCCTATGATTCTCCCTTTAACCTCTCAAAACTTGATGAGATTAAAGCACTTATTGAGCAATACCAAGTTAATAGAGCAATTGATAAGATCTGGTCATTGCTCAATGATGCGAATAAATACATGAATGAAAAAGAACCTTGGAAAAATGAAGAAGAACGAGAAGCAGTTCTCTACTCTTGCGCAGAACTAACGCGAATAGTAAGCATTCTTTTACAACCTGTCCTACCTCATGCAAGCAAACAAGCACTTGCACTTCTTGGAACACAAGAAACTTCGCTTGAATGGGGAAAAGGTACCTTTACCTTTGATAAGGAAACAGTTCTCTTCCCAAGAATTGACTATGAAGCTCCTCCTGAGTTTCCCTTTGACTTGCGAGTTGGTAGAATCATTGAAGTACAAGATCACCCTGAGGCAGATAAGCTCTATGTCCTCAAAGTTGATGTGGGATCTGAAGTTCGGCAAATCGTTGCAGGAATCAAAGCATATTATTCACCCGAAGAACTCAAAGATCTCAAAGTGATCGTGCTTTGCAATCTTAAAAAAGCAAAACTAAGAGGAATTGAATCTCAAGGTATGCTCCTTGCAGCAGATAACGCAAAAGAAGGCGATGAAGAAGTAGTTGGACTTATGACAACACTTGCAGAGGTGGGAACACAAGTAGCACCGCAAGGGGCAGTGATTTCCACAAAACAAATTGATTATAAAGAATTCTCAAAACATGAATTACTTACAGGAAAAGAAACCATGCTTGTTGATGGTGTTGCTGTAAGTGCGGGTAAACATCATGTTGTAGCTCAAAGGTTGGGCCCTGGAAACAAGATTTGTTAAGATCCTTTTTTTGTCTCTTGCTGCATTACCTTCTACTAAAAGAGAGCAGTACTGAGAGCATTACTGAGAGCAGTACTTTGTGAAGGGATTCCAGTTACATAACGGGTAGTGTAACAGTTACCACTTCAAAGTACGCCCGGGAAGTTTATAAATGAATGGTGTGTTTTCGTCCCTATTGCATAGCTGAACATAGTGGTACCTCTAAAAAACAACCAAAAACAAAAAACTATGGCAGCTAGGCAACAACGTTCTCAAACCAAACACGCAAGAGATGCAAAAATCAAAAAAACAACTTCTCGCACCTCTTCTACAAGCAAAAAAACCGCCACTGCCACTAAGAAGCAAACCACAAAGCACGCCAAGGGCAACACAAAACAACCCATGGTACAAAAGCAGGGAAAACAAAAACCCACACCCTCTCCGAAATCTACCAAAGCAAACCCTGCCAAAAAAACACGCTTTGCGAAAACAAAGCACAATGCACACAACACGCAACGCCGCAACACCCATCATCGTAACACCCATCACCTCCCCTACTACATCCCAACAGGAATCAAACTCCTCACAGGATACACCCTCTTTCTAGGAGCGCTCTACCTCATCGCATTCCTCTCAGGACTCACAACCCCTGCAACAATCATCCTAGGAACACTCATACAAGGAACACCTGCGCTTATCATCAACATCGTTATTATCTCAACACTTGCACTGCTCATCTACGGATTCCTCAAGCGAAAAAAATGGTGTTTTGATCTTGCACTTGCATGGTTTAGCCTCTCACTGTTCAATGCACTTATCTCACTTCTTATCTTTCCCACCTTCACCTACCCTACGTTCGGAAAACTACTCACACTCGCATTCACCACCAGCATCGCAGTAAACACACTTATCATTTGGTACATCATCCATGAAAAAAAATACTTCTATGCAAAAACCTTCCGCGAATCACCCTGGCAACACAGGGATAAAATCTTCGTCTACACCATCATCACCTTCTGGATAATCGCAGCACTCATCTCCTTCACCTTCCTTGCACATTTCATACAAGACACTAAAGGAAACGTGGATACTGCAATAACAGAACTCTACGATTCAACACCAACACAAAAAATCATCATCTGCGAAAACAAAAAAGACACGGCAAGAGATCTCTGCTTCGTCGTCGCAGCAGCACAAGAAGACCCAAAAAACTACGCAACCATCACGCAATACTGCTCACGCATCAAAAGCGACCTCTTCGCATTCACCTGCCGACAAACAATGAGGTAACAACAAACTAAAACAACAGTACAAAGTAAAACCTACTCAAATGAAGAATCCGCACGCAAACAAAAAAGGACAAATCACTATCTTCATCATAGTAGGCATCATACTCCTCTTCTCTTCAGCACTCATCTTCTACATCAGAGGTCAAAGCGTGGAAGGAATCCCCCCAGGATTCATCGATGAAGTAACCCAAGTACCAAACGAAGCACGACCCATACAAGTCTTCGTAGAACAATGCATACAACAAACCGCAAAAGAAGGCATTAAACAAATAGGACTACACGGAGGATACGTCGATGTCTCCGATCCTCAATACACAGGAGGAAGAGTATTCAAACGAGGATTCACCCCCACAGATTCGGACGTTGTCGTATTTACAGGATACCCCTTTGATAATGCACCTCGAGAACGAGACATTCCCTACTGGTGGCACATGGATTCACCAAATGATTGCAGACAAGACTGCACCTTCTCAGACGCAGGGCAACCAGGCCTTACCAAACAAGACGCAGGAGAAAACAGCATAGAAGCACAGCTTGAAACCTACATTGAAAACAACATTGACAACTGCTACGAAGACTTTGCAGACCTTGAAGACATCGGCTTCACCCTCGTAAGCAAAGCACAGCCACAAGCAACAGTAATCGTCACCTCTCAAGACATAGCAGTACGCCTTGATCAAGAACTCACCTTCAAAAAAGAGCAGGAAATCACGCTTGACAAATTCACCTCCCGCATTGATGTGCGCCTTAAAGAAATCTATGACTTGGCAGATGCAATAGCAGTAGCGCAGAAAAACTCTCGATTCTTAGAACTTGCTGCAATGGATCTTATCACTATTAACACAGAATATGCCCCAAACATAACGGGAAAAAAACTACCTCCAATAGGCGAAATCACTTTTGATCAAGGACAATACGCAGTTTGGACCACTCAGGATGTACAAAAGAAGATTGAGCAAAACGTCCTTCCATTTATCAACAGACTACGAGTGGACCGAGCTGCAAATTACTTCCAATACAATATTTTAAGTCAAGATCTCATAGATCAAGATCAGATGCAACTTGTTGCAGACAAATACACAGTATCGCTTATTAACGTGGATAACGATACCATCTTCCCCCATGTTGCTGTTGATTTTACGTATCTGGACTGGTGGCCAATTTTTGTAGATCTTAACGGAGATGCAATAATCAAACCTGATAAAATAGTATTTCCCATCCTTCCTTTCATCGCCTACATCCAATATCAAACGTTTTATGATGTATCCTTTCCTGTACTCGTTCATCTCAGAGATGACTCTGCACTCAAAGGAGAAGGATTTGACTTCTACTATTTTCTCGAAGGAAACATACGAAACAACAAACCGTACTTACAAGGAAACGTTAGCATACCCTCAGCAAGAGAAGTACCTCAACTTGTATGCAGACCACAAAACTATAATGCAGGCCCTCTAAACCTCACCATTAAAAATGCACTAACCCAGGAAACAATTCCCGGTGCTTTTGTTAGTTTTAATTTTGGAACGGATAGTTGCTACTTAGGAACAACCAACGAGCGTGGAGAACTTATCACTCAACTTCCAGCAGGCATCGGAACACTTACCGTTTTTCGTGAAGGATATCTTCAAATTCAAAAACCATACTTCGCAGCAATCCAAAAGGCGGATAATCTCACCTTAGAACTCATGCCAGAATTCGAGCTCAACGCCCAAGTACAAGTACTAGGACTCAACTACGCAGGAGATGGTAAATACTCCCCAGGAGACTTCGGACCCATCGGCGTTAAAGATACCGCAGGAATAGTTCTTACGCGCATTGATAATGACACCTATGGAGAATACACTGCGTTTGTTAGTATTACTAATGAGACCCGCATAACTGGTCAAGACCTCTTTCGTATTGTTCCTGGAACATACGAAGTTGAAGGCGTCTTGCTATACCAAGATACTCACACCGTCAAAGGAGGTGAACTCGGCAAAAGGCGAAAAAAAGCAGTAATTGAAGATATTACTCTTGAAAGCATCTATCACGGAGGCGTAACGTTCAACAATGAAACAGGGTACATTACCTTCAAACCAGAAGACTTACTCCAAGCAAAAAGCATCGTCTTTAAGATGCTAAGCTACCCTCTTCCACAAGTAGTTACCAACGACCTTAATGGACTCCCTCAAGGAGGATTACCTGACATCGCAGGAGTAACCAACGTAACAGGAGCAACCAAAGCCTACAAAGACAGAATTCAACCTGAAATCATCACATAAAACTATAAAATGTGCAATGAAGATTAATGAGAATCAACCAAATCAATTGCAATCAAATAATCAAAAATGAATCAGAGGACACATAAACAGATTTGCGGACTGAGTATGATTTACTTAATTTTACTGTTTCCCCTAGCAATAGCGCAAATCCACGCAGCATCGATAACCTCTGTTGAAGTTACAGGATCTGCGGGAACTCCGGGAATACGTGCTGCAAACGATTATGTAAGTATTGACGTTGAACATGATGGTTCTTCAAGTGCAAAGGTGACCATCGCAGAGATTCCCTCAGTAACCTTTACTTGCTCACAAGGCGTGTGCAGTGCGACATTCAAGCCATCCTCCGACGTGAGTAACCCCTACACATTTACCGTTCAACTTAACGAAGGCGCATCCGTTGAAGACACTGAACAAGTATCCCTACTTACAGATTACAACCCTCCGACGATTCTTGCATCATTCGAACAACAAAATGCAAACAACCTACTTGCAACAATATCTGCAAAAGACACGTTGTGTGACGGTTTTAGTTGCCAAGGGCAATGTTCAGGATTCAAAAGCATAGACATACTCTTTGACGGACAGCTTGCAAAAAATGTCAGTGGAGCGCAAAAAACCTGTGTATTCGCAGAACAAACCGTTACTGTTCCATTAACATTCACAGGATCAAAAGACGTTAACGTCTGTGCAAGAGCAGTAGATCAAGCAGGAAATGCACAGATGCACTGTGAGGTACTTAAAATAGATCGCTTAGCACCAAAAGTGCGCAAAGCACAACTTGCAATACAAGAACAATTACTCGATCACGTGAACAGTCTGCCTAAAAAAGGACTTACCCTTGCCCTTTTCATTCAAGAAGAATCTCTTGAAGGCGGAAGTATATTCGTGGATGCATCAAGCCTTGTTCAGATTGCATCGCTTAAACCATCGCTTCAAAACATTCCTATCAACACACAGAATTGCAGATCCGCCGCAAACGAATTTATTTGCTTTTCAGACCCCATAATCTTTGCACCGGATCTTTCTCAAACAACATTCCCCATAAGTGTTCATTTAGTGGATGCTGTAGGAAATAACATCACTCAAACAACAACTCTTGCAACACAAATTGACAACACACCTCCAAGCCTAGCCTCCATACGCATAGGGAGAGTAATTGATGGAAAACATTGGGTTAGAGATTCAGGTTTTGAGATCTCGCTTACTCTTAATGATGCAGGTGCAGGATTTGATCAACAACAAGTATTTGGACGAATAACACCTATCGCCATTCAAGATGCAGATTCAGGTGGAGGAGGTGCTTCAAGTGGTGGTAGCACAGCGCAAATCAGTGGAGGGACAACCATAACTCCGGGAGGGAGTAGGGTGAGCAATCCTTCCGTG
This genomic window contains:
- a CDS encoding MGMT family protein, which encodes MNKATHLKKQSSKHAQTSRSSQTFSEQCYELLKKVPAGKVTTYKDIAHALHSKAYRAVGTAM
- a CDS encoding methyltransferase domain-containing protein, producing MTLCLYMNYYDSIARGYDELYGAEQREKLERIVNLLEKKDLCVEPSWSLLDVGCGTGISTTFFDCALRVGVDPSKELLRIARLKYSSQSHTVFVLGSAEDLLTGDILSRALRELGHPDDLSNHAGLSDFGDSCFDMVLSLTAIQNFSDVCKGLKNILRVGKRFVLSVLKGSKNEQIVREFLLGQGFEEWNIGKDVVFIRF
- a CDS encoding DegT/DnrJ/EryC1/StrS aminotransferase family protein, with the translated sequence MSEDKVLHLIKEYTGHEHAHLTSRGNSAILIALGAIKKINPKPYLLIPDQGGWISFETYPPIFGFTLKRVKTTRGIIDLVDLKEKAQGGAALLLTSFAGYFAQQDMKYISKICHESECLVIEDCSGALGDDTLAKGEFADILVGSFGRWKVIDNGYGGFISFATKELEDAAQTLLSSTNFYPDYDKLIKKLEQAPKLLKKFYEQQAQVKEDLKKLDLCVMHPERKGLNVVVAIRNPEEKEKVLKYAKDKGIQTVECPKYIRVDEPALSLELKRGKQ
- a CDS encoding methionine--tRNA ligase, with amino-acid sequence MTYYITTAIDYPNGKPHLGHAYEKILADCIARFHKIFGEDVFFQVGLDEHGQKIQEKAQAENKTPQEFVDEMAQVFTSFYKALAIEYDFLVRTSSKEHKKQVQEIFAKVEAKGDIYLGEYEGNYCVPCESFWTDLQLVEGNCPSCSRPTRKVKEPSYFFKMGKYVDDVLEHIEKNKYILPESRKQEIINRIKEGVHDLSVSRSTFEWGIPLPNDPTHVLYVWFDALLNYYTGPRIQGKNIWPADCHVIGKDIQWFHTMIWLAILRAADLPFPKHVLIHGFINDKNGMKMSKSLGNVVDPLDMVDKYGLDAFRYYLLRSFPLDSDARFNEEELVDRYNNELGNDYGNLLLRIIKLSKKFTNSTLTKAYDSPFNLSKLDEIKALIEQYQVNRAIDKIWSLLNDANKYMNEKEPWKNEEEREAVLYSCAELTRIVSILLQPVLPHASKQALALLGTQETSLEWGKGTFTFDKETVLFPRIDYEAPPEFPFDLRVGRIIEVQDHPEADKLYVLKVDVGSEVRQIVAGIKAYYSPEELKDLKVIVLCNLKKAKLRGIESQGMLLAADNAKEGDEEVVGLMTTLAEVGTQVAPQGAVISTKQIDYKEFSKHELLTGKETMLVDGVAVSAGKHHVVAQRLGPGNKIC